The Eubacterium sp. MSJ-33 genomic sequence ATCAGGCGAGATATCTGTCCGGTCTGGTAGCAGGCATGAAGACAAAAAGTAATTTGATCGGGTATGTATCTGCGATGGGCAGCGACAACAGTGAGTGTACCGGTGGTATTGATGCATTTGCGATGGGTGTTGAGGAAGTCAATCCGGATGCGAAGGTGCTGGTGGCAGTGACGAACTCCTGGTTTTCTCCGGAAGACGAGCAGGAGGCTTCCGATGCATTGATTGGCAAGGGCTGCGATGTGCTGGCACAGCATGTAGATACGACAGCTCCCCAGACTGCATCCGAGGAAAACGGAACATGGGCGATCGGATATAATTCTGATATGAGTAAAGAAACACCGGATGCGACGCTGACATCGGTTATCTGGAACTGGAGTGCGTATTACACTTCCTATGTAAACAGTATCGTCAATGCGACATATGACGGTTCGAATTATTATGGTGGTATGGACGAAAGTCTGGTCGGACTGACAGGATTATCTTCTCTGTGTGAGGATGGAACACAGGAGAAAGTAAATGAGATGCAACAGAAGATTTTGTCCGGCGAATTCGGCGTGTTTGACGGAGAAATCCTTACCAACGATGGAACTGTGATCGGAGAAGAGGGCAAGACATTGGACGATGCGACGATTACCGGTAAGATCAACTGGTATTATCACAATGTGGAAGTCGTAGACTGGAAATAGGGGGGATAGCCGTGAAAATATTTCGCAATTTGAAGCTGCAGTACAAGATGCTTATACTGGCTATCATTCCGGTACTCGTCATGGGTATTGTAGCGATTCTCATTAGTAATACCGTTGTTAAAAATAAATTGCTGGATGATGCGAAGCAGAAACTGAAAGCGACATCCAACGCGGTGCTTGCGGCGTATGATCAGAATGCCGGAGATTATTTTGTGAATGCGACCGGGGATGTGTGGAAGGGTGCTTACAACGTATCGCTGTCTACGCCTTTTATCGATGATATTGCTGCAAAAACCGGGATTGCGGTTACATTCTTTTACAACGACACGCGACTTGTGACATCGTTAAAGGATGCGGACGGGAAGCGGATCCTTGGTTCCAAGGCAGGCGATTTCCTGGTGGAAAATGTCCTGCAGGATGGCAATGAGGTGTTTACCAATCGTGTGCTGGTAGATGGTACTTTCTATTTTGGATATTATGTGCCGGTGCACCAGAATAACAGTGATGAGATCATCGGTATGGTTTTCGCCGGAATGCCGGTCAAGGAGATATATGCGAGCCTGAATTTGATTACCATGATTTTTACAGTTGCGATTGTTGTTATACTGGTAATCGCGGTCATCGGATGTCTGCTTGTTTCCAGGGGAATCGCAAAGAGTATCCGGAGCAGTATGGACGTGGTAAAACAGATTTCGGAAGGCAATCTGAATGTTGAGATCGAGCAGAGTATGTTGGATAGAAAAGATGAGGCGGGAGCTTTGTCATGTAATACGCAGACACTTATCGACAACTTATCTGCGATGATTGGCAAGATCAGCAACAATACCATGACCTTGAATGCATCTTCCGAGGAGATGAATGCGGCTGCCGGACAGGCAGGCAATGCGGTTGGAAATATCAACGATGATCTGCACAATATGCTGACCGGAGCTGTCGAGCAGACCGGCAACGCACAGAATATCAAGAACAGCATTCACAATATGAATATCCATCTGGAAAAGACGCTCGGGGAAGTGGATCACCTTTCCGATGAGACAAAAGCGATGCTTGACGCCAGAAATGATGTGGATAAATCGTTGAACCAGCTTGATGCTTCGAACCAGGATGTTATGACTGAAGTTGAGAACATCCAGAAGCAGACGCAGCAGAATAATGAATCTGTGGAAAAGATCATTGCTGCAGTCACTTATATTTCCGACATTGCGGCTCAGACAAATCTCTTATCCCTGAATGCGTCGATTGAAGCAGCCAGAGCAGGGGAAAGCGGCAGAGGTTTTGCTGTAGTAGCGGAAGAAATCGGTAAGCTTGCTAATCAGAGTAACGAAGCATCTACAGAAATATCCGGTCTGGTGAATCTGTTAAGTTATAATTCCAGTCAGACGATGGAGATTATGGACAGTGTACAGGATGCGATGAATGACCAGACGAAGAAATTAGTTGACACTGCCCAAATTTTCAAGCAGTTACAGGAGCATGTATCCCATGTTGCAGATGGTGTGGATATCATTCGTGATGCAACGGTACAGTTAGGCAAAGAGACGGACGAGATCGGAAAAGATATCAAGAACTTAAGTGATATCGCACAGAGAAATGAGGATACGGTTAAGGGAACGATTTCCTTTAGTGATGAGGTGCTTGGCACAGTAAACAGCGTGACCGAGATGTCGACGGAAGTCAGCTCATCCGCCAATGATATGGCAGGCGTGGTTTCACATTTCCGTATGTAGGATTTATATAATAGAAAAAATGAAGAAGCGTTGGTTCAAAATGATGAACCAGCGCTTTTTTGTGTGTTGAGCTGGAATGCAGAAATTGTGCTTGCACAGATTTGTATATGATGGCTGATATTCATTGAGATCATAAGTGAGATGCCGTAATGAGCTGGAAGAAATTTGACTTAGATTTTACATGGTTTCCACAGAAACATGATAGTAGGGTGTTGTATTCCAATTTTATAATAGAGCAGAAATTAGAGGGAGCATCAGGAACAATGTGAATGATCCCAAATGCGACCGACACTCTGCCACCGAGTGGCAATATATTCAAAGTGAGGGAAAGAATATGCCATCTACGTATGCACATTACCGTATGGGGCAGGAAGTGATGGAACAGGTTTCCAGCCCTGCCCGCAACATCATTATGAAACATAAACAGCTCTATGATATAGGTCTGCATGGACCAGATATTCTGTTTTACTATCATCCGTTAGTAACGAATCCAGTCAATGCAATCGGGTATGGGCTGCACGATCATTCTGGAAAATATTTCTTTGCCAAGGCGGCTGAGATCATAGAGATGGTATCGAATAAGGAAGCAGCACTTGCCTATATCTATGGATTCATCTGTCATTTTGCCTTGGATTCCACCTGTCATGGATACATCGACGAGAAGATTGCGCAGAGCGGTGTATCCCATACAGAGATTGAAGTGGAATTTGACCGGAGTCTGATGATTGAAGATGGGAAAGATCCGGTTCGTCAGGATCTGACAAAGCACATCATCCCATCCCTAGAAAATGCAGAAGTGATTGCTCCATTCTTTCAAGGAGCCAGTCCCAAACAGGTAAAGAAAGCGTTGAAAGGAATGATCTGGTACAATCATTTGCTGCTCGCACCTTCCAAATTAAAAAGATCGCTGATTTATACCATACTTCGGCTGTCTGGAAATTATAAAGAAATGCATGGATTGCTGGTGAATTTTAAAGCAAATCCGGCATGTGAGGACAGCACAGTGAAGCTGCATCAGTTGTACGCTGTGGCCAAGAGCCGGGCAGTTACGTTGATTGATGAGTACGTAAAGCATCTGTCGGAGAAAGAGGCGTTGAATGCACTCTATAATTATACATTCAGCGGCAAAGAGAAGGAGGCACAGTAACGTGAAGACGAAAATGTCAAAGGCTGAGAGAAACTGGGTGTTGTACGACGTGGGAAATTCTGCATTTGTATTGCTTGTGTCAACGATCATGCCAATCTATTTTAATTACCTGGCTGGAAATGCAGGACTCTCATCGGTCGATTATCTTGCGTATTGGGGATATGCGACATCGGCGGCAACGATCATTGTAGCATTGCTCGGACCGGTATTTGGAACATTAGCAGACACAAAAGGCTTGAAGAAACCAATCTTTACCGCAACGATGCTGATTGGTGGAATCGGATGTCTGGCACTTGGATTCGCAAGACAGTGGATGGTCTTTCTGCTCATCTATATTATTGCGAAGACTGGATTCTCCGGCAGCCTGATCTTCTATGATTCGATGCTTGGCGATATCACGACCGAAGACCGGATGGATAATGTATCTTCACAGGGCTATGCCTGGGGCTATATTGGAAGCTGTGTGCCGTTTGTCTTATGTCTGGGAATTGTGCTCGGTGCAGGGAAGATTGGAATCAGTATGGAGCTTGCGATGATGATTTCATTTGCAATCGTTGCGGTCTGGTGGATCGGCGCGACAATTCCGCTTCTTAAGATCTATAAGCAGAAACATTATGTGGAACGGCAGCCGAGGGCAATTCGGAACAGCTTCAAGCGCCTCGGTGTCACTCTGAAAAATGTAAGAAACGAGAAGAAAATATTTCTGTTCCTGCTGGCATTTTTCTTTTACATTGATGGTGTCTACACGATCATTGATATGGCAACCGCCTATGGAACTGCGCTCGGATTTGACAGTACGAAACTGCTTCTGGCACTGCTTGTCACACAGATCGTAGCATTTCCTTTTGCAATCATATTCGGCAGATTATCTACCCGCTATAAAACAGAACGACTCATTACGATCTGTATTGCCGCGTATCTAGGCATCGCTGTATTCGCAATCTTCCTGAAGGAGCAGTGGCAGTTTTGGATTCTGGCGATTCTGGTTGGCATGTTCCAGGGCGGAATTCAGGCGTTGTCCAGATCGTATTTCGCCAAGGTCATCCCACCAGAAAAATCGGGCGAATATTTCGGATTGATGGACATATGCGGAAAAGGCGCATCCTTCCTTGGAACAACCGTGATCAGCCTGATCTCACAGGTTACCGGCAAGGTAAATATCGGCGTAGGCGCGATTTCCGTGTTCTTTGTCCTTGGAATGATCGTGTTCCGAATGGCAACCGCGGAGGAGAAGGGAGAAGTAAGGAACGTGGAGATGAGATTGGGGGAAGATGGGGTGTCTTGAGGGGGGAGGGGAAGAGAATATTTTGTAGGGATGGTTACAGGGAGTCGAGAAATCTCACATTATCTAACTTTTTATAATCAATACAAACGTATTGAAACAGTAATGACATAGCATTATAATAAAGAAAATAAATGGAAGTGAGGTGCGGAATATGGCTAGTATAATTCAGGTTAGAGTAGAAGACGAGTTAAAAAGCAAATCAGATGCTTTGTTTAAAGATTTGGGTACAGATACTACAACAGCAATCAGAATGTTTTTAACACAGGCTGTTGCAACAAACGGATTTCCTTTTGAAATAAAAAGGCAAACAAATCCATATGCACCGATGACCGAGAAAGAGATGCTTGCAAAGTTGGAAAAGTCAAGAGAGCAGGGAATGTTCAGGGATGCAGATTGTGTGATTTCTGATATGAGGGCAAAGTATGGATTATAAGATAGTTTTGATGCGGGATGCAGAGGAAGATCTTGATAGATTCATCACATATCTTTTGTTTGAAAAGAAAAGTGAGCAGGCTGCAAGAAATTTATTAAATGACTTTGAAATAACAAAAACAAGTTTGTCCAAAGTTGCCGGGAGTCTGAAATTTTGTGATAATCCCAAATTAAGAGAATTAGGATACCGAAGAATCAATTTTTTAACTCATCGATATTTTATGATATATCGTATTGAAAACAATACAGTTTATGTGGATAATATTTTTCATGAATTGCAAGATTACGAAAATAAAATGAATTAATTAAATGAGTAGGTAGAATGAATAGATTATCAGCAGATAAGATGGTTCAGTATTTCTGGTTTGCTTTTGCTAAGGATAATGCAATTACATTTTCAAAGAAGATGAAAGCAGAAGGGCTGCCTAGATTTAAGGACGTGTTTGAGGAATTCAAAGATAGATTTAATAATGAGTGGTTAAGAAGATAAGGAGGAGGCTATGGAGATTAGTATTAAGGAATGGAATGTGAACTTTGGTTCTGATAAAGATGTAGAAATATGTGCATTTGCAAAGGAGTATATTAAAGGTACTGATATTATTGTTTTTACAGAAGTTGTTGATAATGAAAGTATCAAGGATTTGTTAGATACACTAGATTCAAGCTATAAAAAATATACGTCAGCAATTCGTAATGTTGAATTGTATAATCAGGTAATAATTGCTGTGAAAACAGGTTTAGAAGGATGTTTGAGAACACAACAGGTTATTATTGATGAGGAGAAATGGGATTTAAATTGTTTGCCTGATATATGTCATATAGAAATAACAACTAGCGAAGATGAATTAATAAATGTTATTGGAACTCGTGTGAGAATTGATGGCGGCTCTGATGTAGATTATAAAAACCGCTGCGAACAGTTTAGAAATTTGGTTAAGTATATTGAAGCGTTAGAAAATGTAATTGTGCTTGGGGATTTCAATAATGGAATGATTAAAGCAGATTCAGATAAAGAATATAATGTTGTTAAAGACAAATATGAATTAAGATGGGATTATGGTAAAAAGAAATATGTGAAAAACCCATTGAGGTTTTACAATTTTCATTTAATGAAACACATATTAGGAGAGAAGTATTCTTTGAAGGAAATCATGGGAGAAGAAAGCTCTTGGGGATTATCTTTATATAAAGAAATTCTAACATATGGTCAATTAAAGAATGACCAAATAATTACAAAAAATATTAGCTTAAAAGATGCATATTATGATTGGGGATATGTTCGTGATAATGAATGGTTGTATGAAGATATGCTTTATAAAAATCGTTTTAATAGAGGAAACAAAATAAGTCATGGATATCCAGATCATGCAATACTAAACGCAACAATAGAGTCATGACAAAATTCTTAGTAGTAAACATTTTCCTTTTACTACTAACAGGCAGTAACAACATGCTCAATTCTGCTCTGATTTGCCACAATTTGTAATTTCGGAGCAAATTATGTAAATCCCAGAAACCCCTTGCAAAACAGGGCATTCTGGGGCAAATCAAGGAGAAATAAAACAATGATAAAAATACTTTTCATCTGCCACGGCAGGACTGTGAAAAGCCTTATAAATCAAGGAATAATAGGGCAAAACGGGGCATAGTCTGGTAGTCAGAGCATTTGGGGACTACGGTAATACTACGAATGAGGGAATGCAAATGAGCCGATGTAGAAATGCAGATTTTAACGGTAGTAGCAATCGTTAAATTGTAAGGGCTATCGTTATATAGTGTGCAATCGTTGAATAGTCTAGCAGTATCGTGTAAAATGAATATCTAGTTGGATACGGACATATAATATTAATGCAGCCGCAAGCTGTGATTTGAACTTATATTTGACCTTGACAGGCGGCACATTTGAATGTATACTTTAAGTACAGTAAGAGATTACTGCAAATGTTTGTTGCTACTCGATATGCAACTCAAATAAGGTCGAGTTCAAATGTTTGTCGCTACTCGATATGCGACTTAGAAAAGGTCGAGTTCAAATGTTTTGAGGTTCTGTTCGAGAGGACGGAGCCTCTTTTTGACGGTTGGAGAAGAAATGGAAATAGGACATTTTTATTATATTAATGATCAATACTTTAAGGATTTTCCAGATTCTTATTTGATGCAGAATAAGGAAAAGGTAAATGGACAGTTACATGATAGACCATGTTTTTATGCATTCCAGGATAGTAATACGCAGCTGTTTTGGATGATACCATTTTCATCACAGACTTCTAAATTTAAAGGAATCTATAATAAGAAAATGCAAAAGTATCATAGGTGCGATACAATTGTTTTTGGAGAAGTGCTTGGTCATGAGAAGGCATTTTTGATTCAAAATATGTGTCCGATTACAGAAAAATATATGAAAAATGAGTATCTGGACTCTGTTGCCAACATACCAGTTCGTGTTGATGGTAGATTAGAAAAGGAGTTAAAGGATAAAGCAGGAAAAGTTTTAGCATTGCAGAGAAAGGGAGCGAAGTTGATTTTTCCAGATGTTCTTAGTATAGAACAGGAATTATTAAAATAGATGTAAATATCTATGGGGCATTCGGATATAGCAGTAACACTTAATGTTTACACCCATGTTGGACTTGAGGATGCGGAGAAAGAACTTCAGAAGATGCAGGAATTGGAAAATGCAAGGAAAGAGATGGGGATTTCGGATGAGGATGATAAGTCTTTGAAACAGAATATGTTCAAGGTGGTTTAAAAATAGAATATTGATGGAAACTGGTGGCACTCAGGCTTATAGCTTGGGTGTCTTTTTGACTGGTAAAAATATGCCTTGGCTGATATAATGTAAATTGAAAACAAAGTAAAAACATTTTGTTATACATAGTTGGCTGTTAATGGCATCTGAGATATCGTAGGATGCTTTTATGATTGGAGGATAAGGCATAATGATAAACTTGGGTACATTAAAGGAAATAACTGATTTAAGAAGTGTGTGGCCACATGAGGCTTTGAACTTTACCCCTTGGGTAGCGGAGAATGTTGACCTGCTTGCAGATGCTGTTGGTCTTGATATTACAGTTGATGAGACAGAATCATCTGTTGGAGATTTCAATGTTGATATTTATGCATCTGAAACAGGCACCGACAGAAAGATTATCATTGAAAATCAATTAGAAGACACGGATCATGACCATCTTGGCAAATTGATTACTTATGCATCCGGGAAAGACGCAGACGTGGTTATTTGGGTAGTAAAACACGCACGAGAGGAACACAAGGCAGCAGTTGAGTGGCTTAATAACCATACGGATGACAAGATTGGATTCTTCTTGTGTGAAATAAAGCTGTTCCAGATAGGAGATTCTGATATTGCTCCATCATTTACAGTAGTGGAAAGACCAAATGATTGGACGAAGGAGATTAAGAAGACAACTGCTACAAATCCAACACAGCAGCAGAGACTGGAATATTGGCAGGCGTTCAATGATTATGCCTTTCAGAATGCAGAATTTAACAAAGCATTTAATAAGAGAAAACCAACAACAGACCACTGGATGGATTTTAGTATTGGTTCATCAGCTTGTCATATCGCAGTATCTCAAATCCAAAAAAGAAATGCGATTGATGTTGAATTGTACATAAATGATGATAAGGAACTTTTCAGAAATTTGTTTTTACATAAAGATGAGATTGAATTAGTAATGGGCGTTACTCTTGACTGGAGAGAACTACCTGAAAGAAAAGCAAGCCGTATTATTATTGAAAAAGAAGTGACATTTGATGATCATGCCACATGGCCACAGCAGTTTGATTATATTATGGATATTTGCATGAAGATGAAGAAGGCATTTAAGAAGTACTTATAAGAAGGTGATGTCAATGGATACAGTAGATATGATGATATCTTCAACCATGAGTTATTATAATAATTTGAAGAAGGATCCTAATGGACGTTATCGCTCATGGGAGCATTGCTATTCAAATTTTTATCATGCTAGAGAAAAAGATAATGCAGATGTAGATTACTTAAGTTTACAATTAGCTTTTTACTTGGCGAGTTGGGGAATGTATAGAGGGTCTTCGTTTCTTTTGCAGAAAGACTATAGGATACATGTACCTGTTGTTAAAGAACTGTTGGATAAAAAATATGATTTATTGATGGGAATAAATTGTTCAGAATTGAAGAACGAAGTGAATCAGAAAAAATTCATAGAATTGAACGCATTTATGAGTGAGTATTATGATGGTATTCGCAAGAATGTAAAAGAGAAGGATTTGAAGAATAACTTATCATATACTCTGATTACGAAAATTTTAATGGGAACTATGGGATGTGTTCCGGCATATGATAGATATTTTATTGCGGGCATCAAGAATCAAAAGGTTGCTACAGGAAGTTACAATATTAAGTCTATTTTACAGCTTGTAGATTTTTATGAAAGAAATGAATCTCGTTTAGAACCTGTCAGAGAGAATATGAGAGTGTATGATTTACCATACCCACAGATGAAAATGATTGATATGGGATTCTGGGGAATTGGGTTTGATTTGGATACTAACAAAGAAATAAACGTAGCATATTAGTAATGGCTTATTCTGCACACCCTTTTGTTAAATAATGCACCCCTATCCGTAGTCTGCCCCCTTAACTGACTACGATTTGACTACTACACAAGGCAGTGATTTGCTCCGTTTTGCATTATTTTACAAAAAGTGTAGTTTTAGAGAAGAAAAATACGATGCCCGGAAAAGTCGATAAAACCTTGCAAAATAGGGCAATACAGGGCATTTTAGAACAGGAGAAATTTATGATTAGAGTTTTATTCATCTGCCACGGCAACATCTGTCGCTCCACGATGGCTCAGAGCGTATTCACTCACCTCGTCCGCCAGTCCAATCTCGATTCCTATTTCGAAATCGATTCGGCAGCGACGAGTACAGAGGAGATCGGGAATCCGCCACATCATGGGACAAAGCGAAAATTACAACAGGAGCAGATTCCGATGATTCCACATCGGGCGAGACAGATGACACGCGCGGATTATACATACTATGATTATCTGATCGGTATGGATGGCGCGAATATTCGGAACATGACGCGGATTGCCGGTGGCAGTGATGTGGAAGGGAAGATTTACAAGATGCTGGCGTTTGCGGACTATGAGAAGACGCATAAACTGAGCGAAGCACGTGATGTGGCTGATCCGTGGTATACCGGTGATTTTGACCAGACATTTGAAGATGTTATGGAAGGCTGTCAGGGCTTGCTCGCTTATATAAAGGATAAAGAAAAACTGAATAAGTAAAATAATAGCATTTACGCGTATTTAACATATGCGTGATAACGTATTTAACACCCCCTGTTTATTATGAAGATAAGTAGAAGGGAATTTTCGTTGTCAAATAGAAGTGTATAAAGTATTCATGAAGTATATGATATGTTTGCAACTTAGAAGGACTTGTGTTCTTTGAGAAATAGGAGCAATGCTTGAACACGATGTTCAAGCAAGCTGCCTCTGAGACATGGATGTCGAATAGGCAGTGGTTGCGTATGTGGGTATGAATCGAATAAGAACACATAGTCCTTGTTAGTTGCGATACATTATATACGAATGAATACTTTGTGTACGATATTGGCAACGTAAATTCCCTCCCGTAAATCATAATAAATGGGGGTTTTTACATGAAGAAAACATATGTGATAGATACCAATATCCTGATTCAGGCACCACATGCATTCTTATGCTTTGAAGAGAATGATGTGGTGCTTCCGCTTGTTGTGGTAGAAG encodes the following:
- a CDS encoding BMP family ABC transporter substrate-binding protein, with product MKKKLLTVMMAVMMAFSLSGCGNDVIVDVVTNDVENGSNQADTSNAGTAQGEQTASAQVAETNPAGLKTIPLEDVKIGVLYIGSASDTSGYTYAHELGIQGMVSNLGLKEDQVVRKESIDDGDDVAIKKALDECMDEGCNIVFTTSWGYMEETAAYAEKYPDVYFAHGTGYMSNGSNFTNYFGRIYQARYLSGLVAGMKTKSNLIGYVSAMGSDNSECTGGIDAFAMGVEEVNPDAKVLVAVTNSWFSPEDEQEASDALIGKGCDVLAQHVDTTAPQTASEENGTWAIGYNSDMSKETPDATLTSVIWNWSAYYTSYVNSIVNATYDGSNYYGGMDESLVGLTGLSSLCEDGTQEKVNEMQQKILSGEFGVFDGEILTNDGTVIGEEGKTLDDATITGKINWYYHNVEVVDWK
- a CDS encoding methyl-accepting chemotaxis protein, whose translation is MKIFRNLKLQYKMLILAIIPVLVMGIVAILISNTVVKNKLLDDAKQKLKATSNAVLAAYDQNAGDYFVNATGDVWKGAYNVSLSTPFIDDIAAKTGIAVTFFYNDTRLVTSLKDADGKRILGSKAGDFLVENVLQDGNEVFTNRVLVDGTFYFGYYVPVHQNNSDEIIGMVFAGMPVKEIYASLNLITMIFTVAIVVILVIAVIGCLLVSRGIAKSIRSSMDVVKQISEGNLNVEIEQSMLDRKDEAGALSCNTQTLIDNLSAMIGKISNNTMTLNASSEEMNAAAGQAGNAVGNINDDLHNMLTGAVEQTGNAQNIKNSIHNMNIHLEKTLGEVDHLSDETKAMLDARNDVDKSLNQLDASNQDVMTEVENIQKQTQQNNESVEKIIAAVTYISDIAAQTNLLSLNASIEAARAGESGRGFAVVAEEIGKLANQSNEASTEISGLVNLLSYNSSQTMEIMDSVQDAMNDQTKKLVDTAQIFKQLQEHVSHVADGVDIIRDATVQLGKETDEIGKDIKNLSDIAQRNEDTVKGTISFSDEVLGTVNSVTEMSTEVSSSANDMAGVVSHFRM
- a CDS encoding zinc dependent phospholipase C family protein is translated as MPSTYAHYRMGQEVMEQVSSPARNIIMKHKQLYDIGLHGPDILFYYHPLVTNPVNAIGYGLHDHSGKYFFAKAAEIIEMVSNKEAALAYIYGFICHFALDSTCHGYIDEKIAQSGVSHTEIEVEFDRSLMIEDGKDPVRQDLTKHIIPSLENAEVIAPFFQGASPKQVKKALKGMIWYNHLLLAPSKLKRSLIYTILRLSGNYKEMHGLLVNFKANPACEDSTVKLHQLYAVAKSRAVTLIDEYVKHLSEKEALNALYNYTFSGKEKEAQ
- a CDS encoding MFS transporter; protein product: MKTKMSKAERNWVLYDVGNSAFVLLVSTIMPIYFNYLAGNAGLSSVDYLAYWGYATSAATIIVALLGPVFGTLADTKGLKKPIFTATMLIGGIGCLALGFARQWMVFLLIYIIAKTGFSGSLIFYDSMLGDITTEDRMDNVSSQGYAWGYIGSCVPFVLCLGIVLGAGKIGISMELAMMISFAIVAVWWIGATIPLLKIYKQKHYVERQPRAIRNSFKRLGVTLKNVRNEKKIFLFLLAFFFYIDGVYTIIDMATAYGTALGFDSTKLLLALLVTQIVAFPFAIIFGRLSTRYKTERLITICIAAYLGIAVFAIFLKEQWQFWILAILVGMFQGGIQALSRSYFAKVIPPEKSGEYFGLMDICGKGASFLGTTVISLISQVTGKVNIGVGAISVFFVLGMIVFRMATAEEKGEVRNVEMRLGEDGVS
- a CDS encoding type II toxin-antitoxin system RelB/DinJ family antitoxin yields the protein MASIIQVRVEDELKSKSDALFKDLGTDTTTAIRMFLTQAVATNGFPFEIKRQTNPYAPMTEKEMLAKLEKSREQGMFRDADCVISDMRAKYGL
- a CDS encoding type II toxin-antitoxin system RelE/ParE family toxin; the encoded protein is MDYKIVLMRDAEEDLDRFITYLLFEKKSEQAARNLLNDFEITKTSLSKVAGSLKFCDNPKLRELGYRRINFLTHRYFMIYRIENNTVYVDNIFHELQDYENKMN
- the cptIN gene encoding type III toxin-antitoxin system CptIN family toxin, which translates into the protein MTVGEEMEIGHFYYINDQYFKDFPDSYLMQNKEKVNGQLHDRPCFYAFQDSNTQLFWMIPFSSQTSKFKGIYNKKMQKYHRCDTIVFGEVLGHEKAFLIQNMCPITEKYMKNEYLDSVANIPVRVDGRLEKELKDKAGKVLALQRKGAKLIFPDVLSIEQELLK
- a CDS encoding integrase, yielding MGHSDIAVTLNVYTHVGLEDAEKELQKMQELENARKEMGISDEDDKSLKQNMFKVV
- a CDS encoding DUF4268 domain-containing protein, with the protein product MINLGTLKEITDLRSVWPHEALNFTPWVAENVDLLADAVGLDITVDETESSVGDFNVDIYASETGTDRKIIIENQLEDTDHDHLGKLITYASGKDADVVIWVVKHAREEHKAAVEWLNNHTDDKIGFFLCEIKLFQIGDSDIAPSFTVVERPNDWTKEIKKTTATNPTQQQRLEYWQAFNDYAFQNAEFNKAFNKRKPTTDHWMDFSIGSSACHIAVSQIQKRNAIDVELYINDDKELFRNLFLHKDEIELVMGVTLDWRELPERKASRIIIEKEVTFDDHATWPQQFDYIMDICMKMKKAFKKYL
- a CDS encoding low molecular weight protein-tyrosine-phosphatase encodes the protein MIRVLFICHGNICRSTMAQSVFTHLVRQSNLDSYFEIDSAATSTEEIGNPPHHGTKRKLQQEQIPMIPHRARQMTRADYTYYDYLIGMDGANIRNMTRIAGGSDVEGKIYKMLAFADYEKTHKLSEARDVADPWYTGDFDQTFEDVMEGCQGLLAYIKDKEKLNK